A single region of the Lycium barbarum isolate Lr01 chromosome 2, ASM1917538v2, whole genome shotgun sequence genome encodes:
- the LOC132628754 gene encoding uncharacterized mitochondrial protein AtMg00860-like: MAFLGHIVTKDGIMIDPNKIETVHDWIRPTSATEIRSFIGLTSYYRCFVEGFSSNASLLTRLTLIYVSPLTRLTHKNEPFQWLDECKASFQKFKTLLTTTLILTVLVEGEGFMVYFDSSRIGLGYVLIQKGK, translated from the coding sequence ATGGCGTTCTTGGGTCATATAGTGACCAAGGATGGGATTATGATAGATCCTAATAAGATTGAGACAGTTCATGATTGGATCAGGCCTACCTCAGCTACTGAGATTCGGAGCTTCATTGGCCTCACTAGTTACTATCGGTGTTTTGTGGAGGGATTTTCATCTAATGCATCTcttttgaccagattgactctaATATATGTATctcctttgaccagattgactcataAGAATGAACCCTTTCAGTGGTTGGATGAGTGCAAGGCGAGCTTTCAAAAGTTCAAGACTTTGTTAACTACAACTCTGATTTTAACTGTTCTCGTGGAGGGTGAGGGATTTATGGTATATTTTGATTCTTCACGGATTGGCCTTGGTTATGTTCTGATACAAAAGGgaaagtga